The following proteins are encoded in a genomic region of Alnus glutinosa chromosome 8, dhAlnGlut1.1, whole genome shotgun sequence:
- the LOC133876034 gene encoding F-box protein At1g67340, giving the protein MSRKKPRTRSTLAEKPDLFDDLPDDLVVFILCKLSASASRPSDLVGILVTCKRLNRLGLHPLVLSKVGPKALAMKAKNWSDSGHYFLKQCVDAGNVEASYTLGMIRFYCLQNRGSGVSLMAKAAIKSHAPALYSLAVIQFNGSGGSKSDKNLRAGVALCGRAAFLGHVDALRELGHCLQDGYGARQNITQGRRLLVQANARELASVLRSCSSPTWHRSHPWVNSSGCGLLSDFGCDVPAREVHPVNQFLKEWFVSGRGELGQELRMCSHSGCGRPETRPHEFRRCSVCGTVNYCSRGCQALDWKVRHKAECVPMERWLEADGGGGDEVGDVVEGMVVGEI; this is encoded by the exons ATGTCGAGGAAAAAACCAAGAACTCGAAGCACGCTCGCCGAGAAACCAGATCTCTTCGACGATTTGCCGGACGATCTCGTCGTCTTCATCCTCTGCAAGCTCAGCGCTTCCGCTTCTCGCCCCTCCGATCTCGTCGGCATTCTCGTCAC ATGCAAGAGACTGAACCGGTTAGGTTTACATCCTCTGGTTCTGTCCAAAGTCGGGCCAAAAGCTCTCGCTATGAAAGCCAAAAACTGGTCCGACTCCGGTCACTATTTTCTCAAACAGTGCGTTGACGCCGGCAACGTTGAAGCCTCCTATACTCTCGGAATG ATCCGATTTTATTGTTTACAAAACCGAGGGAGCGGCGTCTCGCTGATGGCCAAGGCGGCGATTAAGTCCCATGCGCCGGCACTGTACTCGCTGGCGGTGATACAGTTCAACGGCAGCGGTGGCTCAAAGAGCGACAAGAACCTCCGAGCCGGCGTGGCTCTGTGCGGCCGAGCGGCCTTCCTTGGCCACGTGGACGCGCTCCGTGAGCTCGGTCATTGCCTCCAGGACGGTTACGGAGCGCGCCAGAACATCACGCAGGGACGCCGCCTTCTCGTCCAGGCCAACGCGCGCGAGCTAGCGTCCGTTCTACGATCCTGCTCCTCGCCGACGTGGCACCGGTCACATCCGTGGGTGAACAGTTCGGGCTGTGGGCTTCTGAGCGACTTTGGGTGCGACGTGCCGGCGCGAGAGGTGCACCCGGTGAACCAGTTCTTGAAGGAGTGGTTCGTGTCGGGGCGTGGGGAGCTGGGTCAGGAGCTAAGGATGTGCTCGCACAGCGGGTGCGGGCGACCCGAGACGAGGCCGCACGAGTTCCGTCGGTGCTCTGTGTGTGGAACGGTGAATTACTGCTCGCGTGGGTGTCAAGCGCTCGATTGGAAGGTGCGGCATAAGGCAGAGTGCGTGCCCATGGAGCGGTGGTTAGAGGCGGACGGGGGTGGTGGAGACGAGGTTGGAGATGTTGTTGAAGGAATGGTGGTCGGGGAAATTTAA